The Brachyspira hyodysenteriae ATCC 27164 genome includes a window with the following:
- a CDS encoding FprA family A-type flavoprotein, translated as MHCVRKVTEDLYWVGANEHRLALFENVHPLTKGVSYNSYVLLDEKTVLFDTVDWAVCRQFLDNLEYVLNGKKLDYMVINHMEPDHAASIDEVLIRHPETKVIATEKAFMFMDQFGFTIPEDKKEQVKEGDSKKFGKHEVAFVAAQMVHWPEAMVTFDTTNGVLFSADAFGSFIALDGRLFNDEVNFDRDWLDEARRYYTNIVGKYGPHVQNLLKKAGGIIDKIKMFCPLHGPIWRNNLGYILDKYNKWSTYEPEEKGVLIVYASMYGNTENMVGVLAAKLAEKGVTNIAMHDVSSTHVSYLIADTFKLSHVVLASVTYNLNIYPPMHNYLDDMRALNVQKRKFAIIENGSWAPKSGALMQEFIENNLKQCEILDAQVSVSSSMKAANVGEMDALVDAIVESINK; from the coding sequence ATGCATTGCGTTAGAAAAGTTACTGAAGATTTATATTGGGTTGGAGCGAATGAACATCGCTTGGCTCTATTTGAAAATGTACACCCTTTAACTAAAGGTGTTTCTTATAACTCTTATGTTCTTTTAGATGAAAAAACAGTTCTTTTTGATACAGTTGACTGGGCTGTTTGCAGACAATTCTTAGATAACTTAGAATATGTTTTAAACGGTAAAAAACTTGACTATATGGTTATTAACCACATGGAACCAGACCACGCTGCTTCTATAGATGAAGTTTTAATCAGACACCCTGAAACTAAAGTTATAGCTACTGAAAAAGCTTTCATGTTCATGGATCAGTTTGGATTCACTATTCCTGAAGATAAAAAAGAACAAGTAAAAGAAGGCGATAGCAAAAAATTCGGTAAACACGAAGTTGCTTTCGTAGCTGCTCAAATGGTACACTGGCCAGAAGCTATGGTTACTTTTGATACTACTAATGGAGTATTATTCTCTGCTGACGCTTTCGGTTCTTTCATCGCTTTAGACGGAAGATTATTCAATGACGAAGTTAACTTCGACAGAGATTGGTTAGATGAGGCTAGAAGATATTATACTAACATCGTTGGTAAATATGGCCCTCACGTACAAAACTTGCTCAAAAAAGCTGGCGGAATTATTGACAAAATTAAAATGTTCTGTCCTTTACATGGACCTATTTGGAGAAACAATCTAGGTTATATCCTTGATAAATACAACAAATGGAGTACTTATGAGCCTGAAGAAAAAGGTGTATTAATCGTATATGCTTCTATGTATGGTAATACTGAAAATATGGTTGGCGTTTTAGCTGCTAAATTGGCTGAAAAAGGTGTTACTAATATAGCTATGCATGATGTATCTAGCACTCACGTTTCTTACTTGATCGCTGATACTTTCAAATTAAGCCACGTTGTATTAGCTTCTGTTACTTACAACCTTAATATTTATCCTCCAATGCATAACTATTTAGATGATATGAGAGCTCTTAACGTTCAAAAACGTAAGTTCGCTATCATAGAAAATGGTTCTTGGGCTCCTAAATCTGGTGCTTTAATGCAAGAATTCATTGAAAATAACTTGAAACAATGTGAAATCTTAGATGCACAAGTTTCTGTTTCTTCTTCTATGAAAGCTGCTAACGTTGGTGAAATGGACGCTTTAGTAGACGCTATAGTTGAATCTATTAATAAATAA
- the prfA gene encoding peptide chain release factor 1, with the protein MSIIDKLSLVEKTYEDIVQKLNDANIKDNRVIQDLMKKKSEIEDIVEEYKKLKVVLKEIEESNEMVNNPETDKELKDMALLEIEDLNQKKEDIVNGLRLLLLPKDKNDGKNIIVEIRVGTGGDESALFVGDLFRMYTRFIERTNLKMEIIDTSPTELGGYKEVIFSVSGKDAYRTLKFESGTHRVQRIPATESGGRIHTSASTVAVMPEAMESDVVIKDEDIRVDIFRSSGPGGQSVNTTDSAVRITHLPTGLVVQCQDEKSQHKNKAKALKVLRARIYEKEEAERKAKEAKERREQIGSGDRSERIRTYNFPQNRVTDHRINVTLYKLDRFMDGEITEITDALFKKEQEDMLASYSD; encoded by the coding sequence ATGTCAATAATTGATAAACTGTCATTGGTAGAAAAAACTTATGAAGATATAGTGCAGAAACTTAATGATGCTAATATAAAGGATAATAGAGTTATACAGGATTTGATGAAAAAAAAATCAGAAATAGAAGATATTGTAGAAGAATATAAAAAATTAAAAGTAGTATTAAAAGAGATAGAAGAATCTAATGAAATGGTTAATAATCCTGAGACTGATAAAGAACTTAAAGACATGGCGCTATTAGAGATAGAGGATCTTAATCAAAAGAAAGAAGATATAGTAAACGGGCTTAGACTTCTTTTACTTCCTAAAGATAAAAATGACGGAAAGAATATTATAGTTGAGATTAGAGTAGGTACAGGAGGAGATGAATCTGCTTTATTTGTAGGCGATTTATTTAGAATGTATACTCGTTTTATAGAAAGAACTAATTTAAAAATGGAAATAATAGATACTAGTCCTACTGAGCTTGGAGGATATAAAGAGGTTATATTTTCAGTATCCGGTAAAGATGCTTATAGAACATTAAAATTTGAAAGCGGTACTCATCGCGTACAAAGAATACCTGCTACAGAGTCAGGAGGAAGAATACATACATCAGCTTCTACAGTTGCTGTTATGCCTGAAGCTATGGAAAGCGATGTTGTTATAAAAGATGAAGATATAAGAGTGGATATATTCCGTTCGAGCGGACCTGGAGGACAGTCTGTTAATACTACTGATAGTGCTGTTAGAATTACGCATTTGCCTACAGGATTGGTTGTGCAGTGTCAGGATGAAAAGAGTCAGCATAAGAATAAGGCAAAGGCATTAAAAGTTCTTCGTGCTAGGATATATGAGAAAGAAGAGGCTGAAAGAAAGGCTAAGGAAGCTAAGGAAAGAAGAGAACAGATTGGTTCAGGTGATAGAAGTGAGAGAATAAGAACTTATAATTTCCCTCAAAATAGGGTTACAGATCATAGAATAAATGTTACTCTTTATAAATTGGATAGATTTATGGATGGTGAAATTACAGAGATAACTGATGCTTTATTTAAAAAAGAGCAAGAGGATATGCTTGCTTCATATTCTGATTAA
- a CDS encoding spiro-SPASM protein, which translates to MSFLILADKTFSNEFSKEFDNIFNDKINILKDKLNCDVKYIENNDLEIIENYLNNIYKESENYDNIIYIPGNMPLFNEDETVKLTKIHEENISYFSYGENYPAGIVPFIIRRTAFEKLFNIIKTKDIKVSENAINNIVFVDPNFFEIEILISEHDMRYYRLSLFADSKRNAILIKKLINYKDYNEMVKAIEENPNIRRTLPSFVEIDINNRQNVLNKYLLKNETIKNEISKEEKNITLDEFKSIYDKIYDFCGDFHMSIGSYYEPLLNKDVFEILEYATRNKNVNVYLETNALLLDSDKAKRLLSMQSERNNLHVIIHLDTVEEEVYNKIYDNGDIKTTISNIDYYLLREPKNTYLQITKQKDNFDYLASYYKYFDKYKIDIIMQKYYNYRGIIDDNRVGDMAPLINIGCWHLSRDLFIDSYGDVYICRFDINKEKKIASIYEENLENIWKSLENYFIDNVCKKLDFCNNCDEWYLYNF; encoded by the coding sequence ATGAGTTTTTTAATATTAGCTGATAAAACTTTTTCTAATGAGTTTTCTAAAGAATTTGATAATATCTTCAATGATAAAATTAATATTTTGAAAGATAAATTAAACTGTGATGTTAAATATATAGAGAATAATGATCTTGAAATAATAGAAAATTATTTAAATAACATATATAAAGAAAGTGAAAATTATGACAATATAATTTATATACCTGGTAATATGCCTTTATTTAATGAAGATGAAACAGTTAAATTAACTAAGATACATGAGGAAAATATATCATATTTTAGTTATGGTGAAAATTATCCTGCAGGCATAGTACCTTTTATAATAAGAAGAACTGCTTTTGAAAAGTTATTTAATATTATAAAAACAAAAGATATTAAAGTATCTGAAAATGCTATAAATAATATTGTATTCGTTGATCCTAACTTTTTTGAAATAGAAATACTTATATCTGAACATGATATGAGATATTACAGACTTTCACTTTTTGCTGATAGTAAAAGAAATGCTATTTTAATAAAAAAACTTATTAATTATAAAGATTATAATGAAATGGTTAAGGCAATAGAAGAAAATCCAAACATTAGAAGAACATTGCCTTCATTTGTAGAAATAGATATTAATAACAGACAAAATGTATTAAATAAATATTTATTGAAAAATGAAACTATAAAAAATGAAATTTCAAAAGAAGAAAAAAATATTACTTTAGATGAGTTTAAGAGTATATATGATAAGATTTATGATTTTTGCGGTGATTTTCATATGTCTATAGGCAGTTATTATGAACCGCTTTTAAATAAAGATGTTTTTGAGATATTAGAATATGCTACTAGAAATAAAAATGTTAATGTATATTTAGAAACTAATGCATTGCTTCTTGATAGTGATAAGGCTAAAAGATTATTATCTATGCAGTCAGAAAGGAATAATCTTCATGTTATTATACATTTAGATACTGTGGAAGAAGAAGTTTATAATAAGATATATGATAATGGGGATATAAAAACTACTATATCTAATATAGATTATTATTTGCTTAGAGAGCCTAAAAATACTTATTTACAGATAACAAAGCAAAAAGATAATTTTGATTATTTAGCTTCATATTATAAATATTTTGATAAATATAAAATAGATATAATAATGCAGAAATATTATAATTATAGAGGTATTATAGATGATAATAGAGTAGGTGATATGGCTCCTTTAATTAATATAGGATGCTGGCATTTATCTAGGGATTTATTTATAGATAGTTATGGAGATGTTTATATTTGCCGATTCGATATAAACAAAGAAAAGAAAATAGCTTCCATATATGAAGAAAATTTAGAAAATATATGGAAAAGTCTTGAAAATTATTTTATTGATAATGTTTGCAAAAAATTAGATTTTTGTAATAATTGTGATGAATGGTATTTATATAATTTTTGA
- a CDS encoding sugar phosphate nucleotidyltransferase yields MKVIIPAAGEGTRLRPHTITKPKPILPIAGSTIIDFIMTEISSIQDLDEVIFIVGYLKDQMIEYLTNKYTNIKLTFVEQKEYKGLAHAISLTKEHIKDDDKIFIILGDTIFKLNLSNIVSKNENSLGVCEVDNPSRFGVAILNEQGVITKLVEKPKEPISNLALTGMYNIVNTKELFEAIDYIIKNDIKTKNEYQLTDALEYMIEKSIVFKTFKLDGWYDCGEKSTMIETNKSIIKHDILSKGIKDTAIIPPVFIDKDVKIENSVIGPYVHIGKNSKIENSILKNSIIFEEVNISNAFMDNSIISEKVTYKGKTHSMDIGASITIEQN; encoded by the coding sequence TTGAAAGTTATTATACCAGCAGCCGGAGAAGGCACTAGATTAAGACCGCATACTATAACAAAACCTAAACCAATACTTCCTATAGCAGGTTCTACCATTATAGATTTTATAATGACTGAAATATCTTCTATACAGGATTTGGATGAAGTTATATTTATAGTTGGTTATTTAAAAGATCAAATGATTGAATATCTAACTAATAAATATACAAATATAAAACTTACATTTGTAGAGCAAAAAGAGTATAAAGGTTTAGCTCATGCAATATCGCTTACAAAAGAGCATATAAAAGATGATGATAAAATATTTATTATATTAGGAGATACTATATTCAAATTAAATCTTTCAAATATAGTAAGTAAAAATGAAAATTCGCTTGGAGTATGTGAAGTTGATAATCCAAGCAGATTCGGAGTGGCAATATTGAATGAACAAGGTGTTATAACAAAATTAGTTGAAAAACCCAAAGAACCTATAAGTAATTTAGCTCTCACAGGTATGTATAATATAGTAAATACTAAAGAATTATTTGAAGCTATAGATTACATTATAAAAAATGATATAAAAACTAAAAATGAATATCAGCTTACAGATGCTTTAGAATATATGATAGAAAAATCAATAGTATTCAAAACATTCAAATTAGACGGCTGGTATGACTGCGGCGAAAAATCTACCATGATAGAAACAAATAAATCTATTATAAAACATGATATATTAAGCAAGGGTATAAAAGACACTGCTATAATACCTCCTGTATTCATAGATAAAGATGTAAAAATAGAAAATTCTGTAATAGGACCGTATGTACATATTGGAAAGAATTCTAAAATAGAAAATTCCATATTAAAAAATAGCATTATATTTGAAGAAGTAAATATATCTAATGCATTTATGGATAATTCTATAATATCTGAAAAGGTTACATATAAAGGAAAAACTCATTCAATGGATATAGGTGCTTCCATCACTATAGAACAAAATTAA
- a CDS encoding DJ-1 family glyoxalase III — translation MSKKVLVPLAEGAEEIEAVTIIDILRRADIEVVTASLTDNLEVKGSHNIFLKADTTLEKIMNYDFDAIALPGGMGGMNNLKADMRVLEILRNMYENKKLVSAICASPIVLGEAGVIKGKYTCYPSCEVHVKGGEYVEKDLVVCDDNIITSKGPATTVFFALEIVKYLNGSNEELSNALLIPLIK, via the coding sequence ATGTCTAAAAAAGTTTTAGTACCCTTAGCAGAAGGAGCTGAGGAAATTGAAGCTGTAACTATCATTGATATTTTAAGAAGAGCAGATATAGAAGTTGTAACTGCTTCTCTTACTGATAATTTAGAAGTAAAAGGTTCTCATAATATTTTTTTGAAAGCAGACACAACTTTAGAAAAAATAATGAATTATGATTTTGATGCTATAGCTCTTCCAGGCGGAATGGGAGGAATGAATAATTTAAAAGCAGATATGAGAGTTTTAGAAATACTTAGAAATATGTATGAAAATAAAAAGCTAGTATCTGCAATATGTGCTTCTCCTATAGTATTAGGTGAGGCTGGTGTTATAAAAGGAAAATATACTTGCTACCCTAGCTGCGAAGTGCATGTAAAAGGCGGCGAATATGTAGAAAAAGATTTAGTTGTTTGTGATGATAATATTATTACTTCTAAAGGTCCTGCCACTACAGTATTCTTTGCTTTAGAAATAGTAAAATATTTAAATGGATCTAATGAAGAATTATCAAATGCTTTATTAATACCATTAATTAAATAA
- a CDS encoding tetratricopeptide repeat protein — MISEENKYFYSALNNIQNKRYNEAIDDLLKVIEVDSNNLDAYHNLARIYYDIKDYDKAIDTYNKSIEIYPHDSDAYYYRAEVYIDKEDYDKAIEDLEKVILKNKAYSDAYYLMSVVYRKKKKYKKAIKYLKETLEFNPEDYIAYYDLYKLYNILSKHEKENEIKEKYILKSKKYLKKSADLGYEKAIEKLNNI, encoded by the coding sequence ATGATTAGTGAGGAAAACAAGTATTTTTATAGTGCATTAAATAATATTCAAAATAAAAGATATAATGAAGCTATTGATGATCTGCTTAAAGTTATAGAAGTAGATAGTAATAATTTGGATGCTTATCATAATTTAGCAAGAATTTATTATGATATAAAAGATTATGATAAAGCAATAGATACCTATAATAAATCTATAGAAATATATCCGCATGATAGTGATGCATATTATTACAGAGCAGAAGTTTATATTGATAAGGAAGATTATGATAAGGCTATAGAAGATTTAGAAAAAGTTATTTTAAAAAATAAAGCCTATTCTGATGCCTATTATTTAATGTCTGTGGTATACAGAAAAAAGAAAAAATATAAAAAAGCAATAAAATATTTAAAAGAAACATTAGAATTCAATCCTGAAGATTATATAGCATATTATGATCTATACAAACTATACAATATACTTTCAAAACATGAAAAAGAAAATGAAATAAAAGAAAAGTATATTCTTAAATCTAAAAAATATTTAAAAAAGTCAGCAGATTTAGGATATGAAAAAGCTATAGAAAAACTTAATAATATATAA
- a CDS encoding bifunctional 4-hydroxy-2-oxoglutarate aldolase/2-dehydro-3-deoxy-phosphogluconate aldolase, producing MLEKYIQNKIIPVVVVENEEEIRNIAELCLEFLPSIELTLRTEYGYKALEILAKDYPTLPRAAATVLSTEQVDRILDLGTNIIISPGFQPVMLEYAKNKKYHYIPGAATPAELEQCLAYGHKYIKFFHAGLYGGINWIKNIAPVYQHTGVKFMPLGGVSIDNVKEYLQNKNVFACGGSWLCPRNLMEEKNWSEIKRRFEEASKLIKELEN from the coding sequence ATGTTGGAAAAATATATACAAAATAAAATAATACCTGTAGTAGTTGTTGAAAATGAAGAAGAAATAAGAAACATAGCAGAACTTTGTTTAGAATTTCTTCCTTCTATAGAATTAACTTTAAGAACAGAATACGGATACAAAGCTTTAGAAATATTAGCTAAAGACTACCCTACTCTTCCAAGAGCAGCTGCTACAGTTTTGAGTACTGAACAAGTTGATAGAATACTTGATTTAGGAACAAATATAATAATAAGCCCAGGATTTCAGCCTGTTATGCTTGAATATGCTAAAAATAAAAAATATCATTATATACCTGGTGCTGCAACTCCTGCGGAACTTGAGCAATGTTTAGCTTACGGACATAAATATATAAAATTCTTCCATGCTGGTTTATACGGCGGCATTAATTGGATAAAAAATATAGCACCTGTTTATCAGCATACAGGAGTAAAATTTATGCCTTTGGGTGGTGTAAGTATTGATAATGTAAAAGAATATCTTCAAAATAAAAATGTATTTGCATGCGGAGGTTCTTGGTTATGCCCTAGAAACTTAATGGAAGAAAAAAACTGGAGCGAAATAAAAAGAAGATTTGAAGAGGCTAGTAAATTAATAAAAGAATTAGAAAATTAA
- the uxaC gene encoding glucuronate isomerase — MKTFMDKDFLLYNETAKTLFYNYACKCPIFDYHCHLNPKEIAENKKFKNITEIWLYGDHYKWRMMRANGIDEKFITGDASDYDKFIAWVKTVPNLIGNPLYHWSHLELQRYFDIHEVINEDNADTIWEKANQKLQNMTVKDILKKFKVHTIGTTDDPTDNLEYHKLINEGKAQIGKIYTKVVPSFRPDKAINIEMPDFSDYIKKLENASKINIKDINSLTEALYNRIDYFKSLGCVSSDCSLSIVPFNLDDEKNIDAIFKKAMNKESLNFEDIEKYKTYILIKLIKKYKESNLVMQIHISAMRNNNEVMFKKLGADTGYDSVGDSNIIEKLSFLLKTANNDGGLPKIIFYSLNHKDYYPLSTLMGCFQEGSIKGKMQLGSAWWFCDNRDGMEEQIKILANTGSLALFVGMLTDSRSFLSYSRHEYFRRILCNIIGEWADKGEVPNDIKYLGSIIENICFNNSNIYFNN, encoded by the coding sequence ATGAAAACTTTTATGGATAAAGATTTTTTATTATATAATGAAACAGCAAAAACACTTTTTTATAATTATGCTTGCAAATGTCCTATATTTGATTATCATTGTCATTTAAATCCAAAAGAAATTGCTGAAAATAAAAAATTTAAAAATATAACAGAGATTTGGCTTTATGGAGATCACTATAAATGGAGAATGATGAGGGCTAATGGTATAGATGAAAAATTTATAACAGGCGATGCATCCGATTATGATAAGTTTATTGCTTGGGTAAAAACAGTTCCTAATTTAATAGGAAATCCTCTTTATCATTGGAGTCACTTGGAGCTTCAAAGATACTTTGATATTCATGAAGTGATTAATGAAGATAATGCTGATACAATATGGGAAAAAGCTAATCAAAAATTACAAAATATGACTGTAAAAGATATTCTTAAAAAATTTAAAGTTCATACAATAGGTACTACTGATGATCCTACAGACAATTTAGAATATCATAAATTAATAAATGAAGGAAAAGCTCAAATAGGTAAAATTTATACGAAAGTAGTTCCATCTTTTAGACCTGATAAAGCTATAAATATAGAAATGCCTGATTTCAGCGATTATATAAAAAAGCTAGAAAATGCAAGCAAAATAAATATAAAAGATATAAACTCATTAACTGAAGCTTTATATAATAGAATAGATTATTTTAAAAGTTTAGGATGTGTTTCAAGTGATTGTTCATTATCTATAGTACCTTTCAATTTAGACGATGAAAAAAATATTGATGCTATTTTTAAAAAGGCTATGAACAAAGAATCATTAAATTTTGAAGATATAGAAAAATATAAAACATATATTCTTATAAAATTAATAAAAAAATATAAAGAATCAAATTTAGTTATGCAAATACATATTTCCGCTATGAGGAATAATAATGAAGTAATGTTTAAAAAATTAGGTGCTGATACAGGTTATGATTCAGTGGGAGATTCTAATATCATAGAAAAATTATCATTTTTATTAAAAACGGCCAATAATGATGGAGGCTTACCTAAAATTATTTTTTATAGTCTTAATCATAAAGATTATTATCCTCTTTCAACTCTTATGGGATGCTTTCAAGAAGGCAGTATAAAAGGAAAAATGCAGTTAGGTTCTGCTTGGTGGTTCTGTGATAATAGAGACGGAATGGAAGAGCAGATAAAAATCCTTGCCAATACTGGATCATTAGCTTTATTTGTAGGAATGCTTACTGATTCAAGAAGTTTCTTATCATATTCAAGACATGAATATTTTAGAAGAATATTATGCAATATTATAGGAGAATGGGCAGATAAAGGTGAAGTTCCTAATGATATTAAATATTTAGGAAGTATAATAGAAAATATATGTTTCAATAATTCTAATATTTACTTTAATAATTAA
- the uxuA gene encoding mannonate dehydratase — protein MIMTLRWFGKNFDSVTLKQIRQIPGVKGVITTLYDSKVGDAWKEEDVKAIKKEVEDAGLKIYGIESVNIHDDIKIGLPSRDKYIENYIKTLEVLGKEGINLVCYNFMPVFDWTRSDLAKVRPDGSTVLSYDQDIIDKIDPQKMFEQIDSNSNGFVLPGWEPERLSRLKELFEMYKGIDDEKLFENLKYFLTAIMPTCEKYNIKMAIHPDDPAWPVFGLPRIIVNKENILRMVNSVNSPCNGITLCAGSLGSNPKNDIPDIIRSLKGKIFFAHVRNLEHTAPGKFQEAAHLSSDGSMDMFAIMKAFYDIGFEGPFRPDHGRAIWDEVSMPGYGLYDRALGAVYLQGLWEAIEKMGK, from the coding sequence ATGATAATGACTTTAAGATGGTTTGGAAAGAATTTTGATTCTGTAACTCTAAAACAAATTAGACAAATACCAGGAGTAAAAGGGGTTATAACAACTCTATATGATAGTAAAGTGGGAGATGCTTGGAAAGAAGAAGATGTAAAAGCTATAAAAAAAGAAGTAGAAGATGCCGGATTAAAAATATATGGTATAGAAAGCGTAAATATACATGATGATATAAAAATAGGACTTCCAAGCAGAGATAAATATATAGAAAATTACATAAAAACATTAGAAGTTTTAGGTAAAGAGGGAATTAATTTAGTATGTTATAATTTCATGCCTGTATTTGATTGGACTAGAAGCGATTTAGCTAAAGTAAGACCTGACGGCTCTACTGTTTTATCTTATGATCAGGATATAATAGATAAAATAGATCCTCAGAAAATGTTTGAGCAAATTGATTCAAATTCTAATGGTTTTGTCCTTCCTGGTTGGGAGCCTGAAAGATTAAGCAGATTAAAAGAACTTTTTGAAATGTATAAAGGTATTGATGATGAAAAGTTATTTGAAAATTTAAAATATTTCTTAACTGCCATAATGCCTACATGTGAAAAATACAATATAAAAATGGCTATACACCCTGATGATCCTGCTTGGCCTGTATTCGGACTTCCTAGAATAATAGTCAATAAAGAAAATATATTAAGAATGGTTAATAGTGTTAATAGTCCTTGTAACGGCATAACATTATGTGCTGGTTCTTTGGGCTCTAATCCTAAAAATGATATACCTGATATAATAAGAAGTTTAAAAGGCAAAATTTTCTTTGCTCATGTAAGAAATTTAGAGCATACAGCACCAGGTAAATTCCAAGAAGCAGCTCACTTATCAAGCGACGGATCTATGGATATGTTTGCTATTATGAAAGCATTTTATGATATAGGTTTTGAAGGTCCATTCAGACCGGATCATGGAAGAGCTATATGGGATGAAGTATCTATGCCTGGATACGGACTTTATGACAGAGCATTAGGAGCAGTTTATTTACAAGGCTTATGGGAAGCTATAGAAAAGATGGGTAAATAA
- a CDS encoding mannitol dehydrogenase family protein, whose amino-acid sequence MKLNIENLNNKTFFENADIKIPKYDIKQIRNNTSEKPTWVHFGAGNIFRGFIARIADTLLNDNIIDTGIIAIDTHAAGRDDDYEMINKVYKPFDNLTLLASIKSSGDIDKKVIGSITDVVHADFINSYEELKKIFISNSLQVASFTITEKGYSIKDLNGDYNITVKEDINNGPLKSKNIMSISAAMLLERYKNGAYPIAMLSIDNCSNNGDKLKSSIIEIAKEWIKKGFADEGFIKYLEDDKKTAFPLSMVDKITPRPSEIISKKLEETGLEEMSVFKVGHNNMAAFVNAEVPEYLVIEDLFPNGRAEFEKAGVYVTDRITVQTSEKMKVTTCLNPLHTALAVFGCLLNYDFIYEEMKDPILKKLVEKIGYDEGMKVVADPKILNPRDFIKEVIEERLVNPYIPDSPKRIATDTSQKIPIRYGETLKSYIKNGLDTSSLIAIPLTIAAWLRYLMGIDDNGKTMEISPDPMLEELQKHIKNIQFKNKESIGNNLKPILSNKVIFAVDLYDKEINLGEKIERYFSEMICSENAVKECLNKYIN is encoded by the coding sequence ATGAAGCTAAATATAGAAAATCTAAATAATAAAACTTTTTTTGAAAATGCTGATATAAAAATACCTAAATATGATATAAAGCAGATTAGAAACAATACTTCTGAAAAACCAACTTGGGTTCATTTCGGAGCAGGAAATATATTCAGAGGTTTTATAGCAAGGATAGCAGATACTCTCTTGAATGATAATATAATAGATACTGGTATAATAGCCATAGATACGCATGCTGCCGGAAGAGATGATGATTATGAAATGATTAATAAAGTTTACAAGCCTTTCGATAATCTCACTCTTCTAGCATCTATTAAAAGCAGCGGAGATATAGATAAAAAAGTTATAGGAAGTATAACTGATGTAGTACATGCCGATTTTATAAATAGCTACGAAGAATTAAAAAAAATATTTATATCAAATTCTCTTCAAGTAGCAAGTTTTACTATTACAGAAAAGGGTTACTCTATAAAAGATTTAAACGGCGATTACAACATTACAGTTAAAGAAGATATTAATAATGGACCCCTAAAATCAAAAAACATTATGAGTATCTCTGCTGCTATGCTTTTAGAAAGATACAAAAACGGTGCCTATCCTATAGCTATGCTTAGTATAGATAACTGTTCAAATAATGGAGATAAATTAAAATCATCTATTATAGAAATAGCTAAAGAATGGATAAAAAAAGGATTTGCTGATGAAGGTTTTATAAAATATCTTGAAGATGATAAAAAAACTGCTTTTCCTTTAAGTATGGTTGATAAAATCACTCCTAGACCTTCTGAAATTATATCAAAAAAATTAGAAGAAACAGGGCTTGAAGAAATGTCAGTATTTAAAGTAGGACATAATAATATGGCCGCTTTTGTTAATGCTGAAGTTCCCGAGTATTTAGTTATCGAAGATTTATTTCCTAATGGAAGAGCAGAATTTGAAAAAGCAGGAGTATATGTAACTGACAGAATAACTGTTCAAACATCAGAGAAAATGAAAGTTACAACCTGTTTAAATCCTTTACATACAGCTTTAGCAGTATTCGGATGCTTACTCAATTATGATTTTATCTATGAAGAAATGAAGGATCCTATATTAAAAAAATTAGTTGAGAAAATAGGATATGATGAGGGCATGAAAGTAGTTGCTGATCCGAAAATTTTAAACCCAAGAGATTTTATAAAAGAGGTAATTGAAGAGCGTTTAGTAAATCCTTATATACCTGATTCACCAAAAAGAATAGCTACTGATACCTCTCAAAAAATTCCTATAAGATACGGAGAAACTTTAAAATCATACATTAAAAATGGACTTGATACTTCTTCATTAATAGCAATACCTTTAACTATAGCAGCTTGGCTAAGATATTTAATGGGTATTGATGATAATGGAAAAACAATGGAAATAAGCCCTGATCCTATGCTTGAAGAATTACAAAAACATATCAAAAATATTCAATTCAAAAATAAAGAGAGTATTGGAAATAATTTAAAGCCTATACTTTCTAATAAAGTTATATTCGCTGTTGATTTATATGATAAAGAAATAAATCTTGGAGAAAAAATAGAAAGGTATTTCAGTGAGATGATATGCAGTGAAAATGCTGTAAAAGAATGTCTGAATAAATATATAAATTAA